Proteins found in one Pagrus major chromosome 20, Pma_NU_1.0 genomic segment:
- the rhbdf1b gene encoding inactive rhomboid protein 1, which translates to MDEPGSRNSSLQRKKPPWLKLDIPTIQLTPDDTPAHTQPVKRLRSVSMPGENPQTCMAALETSNNYLRPPLERLPSFTQSVRRGTADWFGVSKDSDSTQRWRRKSLQHCSHLYGGLKTQVMREMELHSQDNLSLASTETPPPLYLPPHHPSHHHYGMQRIVDPLARGRAFRMVEEVDGFSVPQTPITPGTASLCSFSSSRSALNRLPRRRKRESVAVMSLKAAAALMKGRTLGDSTAGRCRRRSFMPPSFFEDDTVDFPDDLDTSFFTRDGLQDELSSYADEVFETPSEAALQQLDESELTGSALDKNELERSHLMLPLERGWRKAKDGSLVQPKVRLKQEVVSVNQQRGQRIVVPVKKLFAKEKRPYGLGMVGRLTNRTYRKRIDSFVKRQIEDMDDHRPFFTYWITFVHLVITILAVTIYGIAPVGFSQHETVDSVLRNKGVYENVKFVQQQNFWVGPSSEALIHLGAKFSPCMRQDQEIHKLIQEKRARERESGCCVRNDRSGCLQTLQEECSSTLAVWVKWPQHHSAPHLNGTLRQYGSVCHQDPRICLEPASVSPHEWPDDITKWPVCTRYNSGNHTNLPHIDCTITGRPCCIGTKGRCEITSREYCDFMHGYFHEEATLCSQVACMDDVCGLLPFLNPEIPDQFSRLWLSLFLHAGILHCLVSVFFQMTVLRDIEKLAGWLRVSIIYMLSGVTGNLASSIFLPYRAEVGPAGSQFGILACLFVELFQSWQILERPWRAFAKLLAISVFFFSFGLLPWIDNFAHICGFVSGFFLSFAFLPYISFGQSDMYRKRVQICIFLLVFLGLLSALAVLFYVYPVKCDWCEYLTCIPITDKFCEKYDLNAHLL; encoded by the exons GGGTACGGCTGACTGGTTCGGGGTGAGCAAAGACAGCGACAGCACCCAgcgatggaggaggaagagcctGCAGCACTGCAGCCATCTGTACGGGGGTCTAAAGACGCAGGTGATGCGGGAGATGGAGCTACACAGCCAGGACAACCTCTCCCTGGCCAGCACTGagaccccccctcccctctacCTCCCACCCCACCACCCCAGTCACCACCACTATGGCATGCAGAGG atcgTAGACCCCCTGGCCCGGGGTCGTGCCTTCCGCATGGTGGAAGAGGTAGACGGCTTCAGTGTTCCGCAAACGCCCATCACGCCCGGCACcgcctccctctgctccttttCCAGCTCCCGCTCCGCCCTCAACCGGCTGCCACGACGACGCAAACGGGAGTCTGTCGCAGTCATGAGCCTCAAAGCTGCAGCAGCGCTAATGAAg GGCCGGACGTTAGGCGACAGCACCGCCGGGCGATGTCGCAGACGGAGTTTCATGCCTCCTAGTTTCTTTGAAGACGACACTGTGGACTTCCCAGATGATCTGGACACTTCCTTCTTCACCAGA GACGGCCTGCAGGATGAGTTGTCCAGCTATGCCGATGAGGTTTTTGAGACTCCATCGGAGGCAGCCCTCCAACAGCTGGACGAGAGCGAGCTCACAGGAAGTGCGCTGGATAAGAACGAACTGGAGAGGAGTCACCTCATGCT GCCCTTAGAGCGAGGATGGCGGAAGGCAAAAGATGGCTCCCTGGTCCAACCTAAGGTGCGTCTGAAACAGGAAGTCGTGAGTGTCAATCAGCAGCGGGGGCAGAGGATCGTGGTTCCCGTTAAGAAACTGTTTGCCAAAGAGAAGAGGCCCTACGGGCTCGGCATGGTCGGTCGTCTCACAAACCGGACGTACCGCAAGCGCATCGACAGCTTCGTCAAAAGGCAGATAGAGGACATGGATGATCACAG GCCTTTCTTTACCTACTGGATCACATTTGTCCACTTGGTCATCACCATTCTGGCCGTCACTATCTACGGCATCGCTCCTGTGGGCTTCTCACAACATGAAACTGTCGACTCT gTGTTAAGGAACAAGGGAGTTTATGAAAACGTTAAGTTCGTGCAGCAACAAAACTTCTGGGTTGGTCCGAGCTCA GAGGCGCTGATCCACCTGGGAGCCAAGTTTTCCCCCTGCATGCGTCAAGACCAAGAGATCCACAAACTGATCCAGGAgaagagagcgagggagagggagTCCGGCTGCTGCGTGAGGAACGATCGCTCCGGCTGCCTGCAGACTTTACAGGAGGAGTGTTCG AGTACCCTGGCAGTGTGGGTGAAGTGGCCTCAGCATCACAGTGCTCCCCATCTGAATGGTACGCTCCGCCAATATGGTTCAGTCTGCCATCAGGACCCCAG GATTTGTCTGGAGCCAGCCTCAGTTTCACCTCATGAGTGgcctgatgacatcaccaagTGGCCG GTTTGTACGAGGTACAACTCTGGGAATCACACCAACCTCCCCCACATAGACTGCACCATCACAGGCCGGCCCTGCTGCATCGGAACCAAAGGACG ATGTGAAATCACCTCTAGAGAGTACTGCGACTTCATGCACGGCTACTTCCACGAGGAGGCTACTCTCTGCTCTCAG GTGGCCTGCATGGACGACGTGTGCGGTTTGCTGCCTTTCCTCAACCCGGAGATCCCAGACCAGTTCTCCAGACTCTggctgtctctctttcttcatgCTGG GATCCTTCACTGCCTGgtgtcagtgtttttccagATGACGGTGCTGAGGGACATAGAGaagctggctggctggctgagaGTCTCCATCATCTACATGCTCAGCGGCGTCACAGGCAATTTGGCCTCATCCATCTTCCTGCCCTACAGAGCCGAG GTGGGTCCTGCAGGCAGCCAGTTTGGCATCCTTGCCTGTCTGTTCGTGGAGCTGTTTCAGAGCTGGCAGATCCTCGAGCGACCGTGGCGAGCCTTCGCCAAGCTGCTGGCCAtctccgtcttcttcttctccttcggTTTGCTCCCTTGGATCGACAACTTCGCCCACATCTGCGGCTTCGTGTCGGGGTTCTTCCTGTCCTTCGCCTTCCTGCCGTACATCAG cttcGGGCAGTCCGACATGTACCGGAAGCGTGTCCAGATCTGCATCTTCCTGCTGGTCTTCCTGGGTCTGCTCTCCGCCCTGGCCGTCCTCTTCTACGTCTACCCCGTGAAGTGCGACTGGTGCGAGTACCTCACCTGCATCCCCATCACGGACAAGTTCTGCGAGAAGTACGACCTGAACGCTCACCTCCTTTGA